One Senegalimassilia faecalis genomic window, TTTCCCTGCGTTTTCGTCTCGACAAAAGAGATATCTGCTCATGCCCGCGGCATTCGGCAGGCTTGTCGAATGCCGCGGGCAGTAGCGGGCAGTAGCGGGCAGTAGCGGGCAGGCACTTACCTCCCGCTTGCTCGATAGTACCGCCTTGGGTCGTGCTGGTTTGATCCGACCCATTCGAGAAGTCCTTTTTCGGCAAGGCGCTTCAGGGTCTCCGTCGCCTTTACCCTCCCGACCCCCGTTTGCTCCATGAGCTCTTTTCTCGCCACGCAACCCGAGTCGTGCGCAATCTGCATGGCGACCTTCTCGGTTTCGCTGAGTTTTTCGAGGGAACCGGGGGAGGCGGCGTCTGTTGAACTGATGGCCGCGGCGTCACTCGTCTGTGCCCCGGGACGCTCGAAGCGTATTACGGTTGGGTTGACGTCCTGGCGGTAGCTGAATGCCACGCCAGCGGCGTCGCGCGCCCTCTTGATGCGCGGTATGCCGGTGCCGTACTGCTCGATCATGCCCGATCTGAAGAGCACCTGCGCGATGTTCGGGTTGCGCTGCTTGGAGTCGCCGCCCGATCCCTCGAGGTGCCTGTCGGGGGAGTCGCCCTCGGGGAACAGCCCGGGGCTCACTATCTCGATGAAGTCCATGTAGACGTTTACCTGAACGGACGTGCCGGTCGTGTAGTCGCGGTGGCAAAGCGCGTTTGCTTGCCCCTTCCACGTTTTCATGCGCCTTAATGCCCTTTGTGAAGAATCGTCCCATTGGGAAACGGGTCCCAATGGGACGATTTTGGCATCAGGCATAGGGGAAATCGGTGCGTGCCGTGCGTTTGAAGCTATGTGCTATTCCGATTCTCTAATGCGTCCCAGGCGGCTCGAAATGCTCCATCGAAATTGCTGGCAATCCTCTCCACCTGCGCAAAATCCCCGTCCTGCCTTGCGTTTTCGTCTTGGCAAAAGGGATGTCCGTAGTCGGACCGCGCCCCGCGCTGCCTTCTGAGGTTGCAACCTATAACGACTACCAACATCAGCGCTTACTGGTTAAGCCTGGTTTGACTTGCTACTGGCAGACTCGTCGCAATCGCGACTCCATCACCTTCGATGAGTGGGTCGAACTCGACCTTTGGCCAGGTCGATGTCGAAGAAGGGGTGCAGCCCGGACGACTCGGCGATGGAGGGATTCTTCGGCAGGCTCAAGAATGAATTCTTCCACCGTCGGGACTGACCGGGCGCGACGGTACCCGAGTTCTGCCGAATGCTCGACGCCTATCTGAGATGCTGCAACGAGGAGCGGCCGAAAGAGAAGCTGGGATGGCTGAGCCCGATGCAGTACCGCAGAAGCTTAGGGCTGGCCGCATAGCCGGTCCAAAGAAACGTCCGCATCCCCTTACCTTGGACGCTATCGAGGAGACCGACGAGGAATTCCGCATCGGCGCCATGGCCGCCCTGCGCCAGATGGAAACCCACGCCGGCCTTGACGCCTATTCCTGCGGCGCCATCAAGGCGGCGTTCCAAGACATCGTTGGCGTGCAGTTCCGCAACGGCGCTACGCCCGGCGGGAGCCTGTGGCGTCGCATGGGCTTCTCCGACATCGTCACGGCATTTCTTGCCATGGACAGCTACGTCGAGTTGCACGAAGGCGGCATCGTGCCTCTGGAATGGTTTGTGAACATGCCCTACGACAAGGACATCCTCGTGCGCCTCATCGTCAAGAAGCGCGCCGGCGCGTTCGCGTACCGGGCCGTGCGCAAGCAGCGCACCGACCTTCTCACGCTCAACTGCATGGCGGCGAAGCTGGGCGACGAATACCGCGTGACGATGGGCGCTCGCCCGGGTCGTGCCGTGCTTCTGCGCGACGACCAGGACATCCTTGCCGACGGCATCAGCGAGGCAAGCACCGCGGCGTTCGCCGAGCATGCCGCGGGAAGCATCCGCGTTTCCGGGAACATGTGGGGCAGCGTCGAGTATCGCCGCGCGCTCGCGCCCGTGCTCGTGCGCCGCGCCCTGCTGATGTTGGGGGAGGTGCGTTAGATGGAGGTCAAGATCAAGCTGAACAGCAAAACGGTGGTCGACGACGTCTCCGCCGACATGCTGTTCATCGATTTCGTGCGCGCTCACGGGTGCAAAAGCGTCAAGCGCGGCTGCGAGACGTCCGCGTGCGGCTTGTGCACGGTGATGCTCGACGACGTGCCCGCGCTGTCCTGCTCCACGTTAGCCGCCCGCGCCGACGGCCGCAGCGTCTACGCGCTGGAAGGCCTGCAGGCCGAGGCGTCGGAGTTCGTGGGCTTCATCGCCGATCAGGGCACCGAGCAGTGCGGTTTCTGCAACCCCGGCTTCGTTATGAACACCATCGCGCTGCTGCGCGAGAACCCCGATCCCACCGACGACGAGATCTTGGCGTACCTGAGCGGCAACCTGTGCCGTTGCTCGGACTACGTGGGCCAACTGCGCGGCATCCGCGCCTTCTTGGATGAAAAGCACGGCAAGGAGGTCGAGCGTGGATAAGCCTGAATACCGCTCCGTGGGCAAGTCGGTCCGCAAGAAGGACTCGCTGCAGCTTCTGCTGGGCAAGCCCGTCTACACTGAGGACATCGCGCCCGACGCGCTGGTGGTCAAGCTCCTGCGAAGCCCCCATGCCAACGCCATGGCGAAGGCCATCGACACGTCCAAGGCGAAGAAGGTGCCTGGCGTGGTGGACGCGTACACCTGGGAGGACGTGCCCGACCAGCGCTTCTCCAACGCCGGGCAGACCTACCCCGAAACCAGCCCCTACGATCGTCTGGTCATCGATCGGCACGTGCGTTTCGTGGGCGACGTGGTGGCCATCGTGGCAGCCGAGAGCGAGAAGGCGGCGCAAACGGCCCTTTCGCGCATCAAGGTGGAATATGACGTGCTGGAGCCCGTCCTGGATTTCCGCACCGCGAAGGACAACCCCGTGTTGGTGC contains:
- a CDS encoding ATP-binding protein, translated to MKTWKGQANALCHRDYTTGTSVQVNVYMDFIEIVSPGLFPEGDSPDRHLEGSGGDSKQRNPNIAQVLFRSGMIEQYGTGIPRIKRARDAAGVAFSYRQDVNPTVIRFERPGAQTSDAAAISSTDAASPGSLEKLSETEKVAMQIAHDSGCVARKELMEQTGVGRVKATETLKRLAEKGLLEWVGSNQHDPRRYYRASGR
- a CDS encoding FAD binding domain-containing protein — translated: MAEPDAVPQKLRAGRIAGPKKRPHPLTLDAIEETDEEFRIGAMAALRQMETHAGLDAYSCGAIKAAFQDIVGVQFRNGATPGGSLWRRMGFSDIVTAFLAMDSYVELHEGGIVPLEWFVNMPYDKDILVRLIVKKRAGAFAYRAVRKQRTDLLTLNCMAAKLGDEYRVTMGARPGRAVLLRDDQDILADGISEASTAAFAEHAAGSIRVSGNMWGSVEYRRALAPVLVRRALLMLGEVR
- a CDS encoding (2Fe-2S)-binding protein: MEVKIKLNSKTVVDDVSADMLFIDFVRAHGCKSVKRGCETSACGLCTVMLDDVPALSCSTLAARADGRSVYALEGLQAEASEFVGFIADQGTEQCGFCNPGFVMNTIALLRENPDPTDDEILAYLSGNLCRCSDYVGQLRGIRAFLDEKHGKEVERG